A window of Maniola hyperantus chromosome 26, iAphHyp1.2, whole genome shotgun sequence contains these coding sequences:
- the LOC138404146 gene encoding uncharacterized protein: MVLLSPSIRGLRRLLGICEHYARDHGLKYNVKKTQMMLFRSGRGPERIPKVFLDGVPIERVDQFRYLGHILTEDLRDNRDIERERRALAVRCNMLARRFARCSPEAKLTLFRAYCQCFYTCQLWFNATKSARSSIRVQYNNAYRILMKLPKYCSASGMFADARVPDYFAVVRSRVAAFWSRIRDSQNEVLRVCSECPENPILKYWLAVHRDNNRK; this comes from the coding sequence ATGGTACTTCTAAGTCCCTCAATCAGGGGACTTAGAAGATTATTGGGCATCTGCGAGCATTATGCAAGGGATCACGGCCTGAAGTATAATGTTAAAAAGACGCAGATGATGTTATTCCGCTCAGGTAGAGGTCCGGAGAGGATTCCGAAGGTTTTTTTAGATGGTGTACCTATTGAAAGGGTGGATCAGTTCAGGTACTTGGGGCATATCCTAACTGAGGACTTGCGTGATAACCGCGATATAGAACGCGAAAGGAGGGCTCTGGCTGTTCGGTGTAATATGCTCGCACGTCGGTTTGCACGGTGCAGTCCTGAGGCGAAGCTGACGCTGTTTAGAGCATATTGTCAATGCTTCTACACGTGTCAGCTTTGGTTCAACGCCACGAAAAGTGCACGTAGCAGCATCAGAGTGCAGTATAATAACGCATACCGCATTCTGATGAAACTGCCTAAATACTGCAGTGCGTCGGGCATGTTTGCTGACGCCAGAGTGCCCGATTATTTCGCGGTTGTTAGATCTCGTGTTGCGGCATTTTGGTCCCGCATCCGCGATTCTCAAAACGAGGTCCTCAGGGTATGCTCTGAGTGCCCTGAGAATCCCATACTGAAGTACTGGCTTGCCGTACATCGTGACAATAACCGTAAATAA
- the Ssdp gene encoding single-stranded DNA-binding protein 3 isoform X3 — protein sequence MYAKGKGSTVPSDAQAREKLALYVYEYLLHVGAQKAAQTFLSEIRWEKNITLGEPPGFLHSWWCVFWDLYCAAPERRDTCEHSSEAKAFHDYGFVNSGYGVNGIGHNAGPAPPNDGMGGGGMPPGFFPNSSLRPSPPAPHPGSQPSPHGPQPQLMGTGQPFIGPWYSGGPRSAVRMGMGNDFNGPPGQGMMGNSLERGAGGGMLGGPRMTPPRPGMGPMSPGAYAAGMRGPPPQAPGMPPMGMGPRGAWAGGSGGAGGGSAPLNYSGGSPGAYGAPPGSNGPPGPPTPIMPSPQDSSNSGLGGVDGMKSSPGGVGGGGPGTPREDSGSGMGDYNLSFGGPGGDQNDQTESAAILKIKESMQEEAKRFEKDPDHPDYFMQ from the exons ATGTATGCCAAGGGCAAAGGCTCTACGGTACCTTCGGACGCTCAGGCCCGCGAGAAGTTAGCCCTCTATGTGTACGAATACTTACTGCACGTTGGGGCTCAGAAAGCGGCACAGACTTTCCTTTCTGAGATACGATGGGAGAAGAACATAACACTGGGCGAGCCCCCGGGGTTCCTTCACTCGTGGTGGTGTGTTTTCTGGGATCTGTACTGCGCAGCGCCCGAGCGAAGGGATACTTGTGAACACTCGTCCGAAGCCAAGGCTTTTCACGATTATGGTTTCGTCAATTCTGGCTATGGTGTCAATGGAATCGGTCACAACGCTGGTCCGGCACCTCCAAACGACG gTATGGGTGGAGGAGGCATGCCACCAGGGTTCTTCCCCAACTCCTCACTCCGGCCGTCCCCGCCGGCCCCACACCCTGGATCACAACCGTCACCACACGGGCCTCAGCCACAGCTGATGGGGACGGGGCAGCCGTTCATAGGACCCTGGTACTCTGGAGGACCACGGTCGGCGGTGCGGATGGGCATGGGCAATGATTTTAATGGGCCCCCAG GTCAGGGTATGATGGGCAACTCGCTGgagcgcggcgcgggcggcgggatGCTGGGCGGGCCGCGCATGACGCCGCCGCGCCCCGGCATGGGCCCCATGAGCCCCGGCGCCTACGCGGCCGGCATGCGCGGCCCTCCGCCCCAGGCACCAG GTATGCCACCAATGGGAATGGGGCCCAGAGGAGCGTGGGCCGGCGGCAGCGGTGGCGCAGGAGGGGGTTCTGCGCCCCTCAACTACAGCGGGGGCTCCCCAGGGGCCTATGGAGCCCCGCCAGGTTCAAACGGCCCCCCAGGACCGCCCACACCAATCATGCCAAGCCCACAGGACTCGTCGAATTCTG GCCTAGGAGGCGTGGACGGGATGAAGTCCTCGCCGGGCGGCGTCGGTGGAGGAGGGCCCGGCACGCCCAGGGAGGACTCCGGCTCCGGGATGGGGGACTACAACTTGA GTTTCGGTGGACCCGGCGGCGACCAAAATGATCAAACTGAATCAGCGGCCAtcttgaaaatcaaagagagcaTGCAGGAGGAGGCGAAACGATTCGAGAAAGATCCAGACCACCCGGACTATTTTATGCAGTGA
- the Ssdp gene encoding single-stranded DNA-binding protein 3 isoform X5, with protein MYAKGKGSTVPSDAQAREKLALYVYEYLLHVGAQKAAQTFLSEIRWEKNITLGEPPGFLHSWWCVFWDLYCAAPERRDTCEHSSEAKAFHDYGFVNSGYGVNGIGHNAGPAPPNDGMGGGGMPPGFFPNSSLRPSPPAPHPGSQPSPHGPQPQLMGTGQPFIGPWYSGGPRSAVRMGMGNDFNGPPGQGMMGNSLERGAGGGMLGGPRMTPPRPGMGPMSPGAYAAGMRGPPPQAPGMPPMGMGPRGAWAGGSGGAGGGSAPLNYSGGSPGAYGAPPGSNGPPGPPTPIMPSPQDSSNSGFGGPGGDQNDQTESAAILKIKESMQEEAKRFEKDPDHPDYFMQ; from the exons ATGTATGCCAAGGGCAAAGGCTCTACGGTACCTTCGGACGCTCAGGCCCGCGAGAAGTTAGCCCTCTATGTGTACGAATACTTACTGCACGTTGGGGCTCAGAAAGCGGCACAGACTTTCCTTTCTGAGATACGATGGGAGAAGAACATAACACTGGGCGAGCCCCCGGGGTTCCTTCACTCGTGGTGGTGTGTTTTCTGGGATCTGTACTGCGCAGCGCCCGAGCGAAGGGATACTTGTGAACACTCGTCCGAAGCCAAGGCTTTTCACGATTATGGTTTCGTCAATTCTGGCTATGGTGTCAATGGAATCGGTCACAACGCTGGTCCGGCACCTCCAAACGACG gTATGGGTGGAGGAGGCATGCCACCAGGGTTCTTCCCCAACTCCTCACTCCGGCCGTCCCCGCCGGCCCCACACCCTGGATCACAACCGTCACCACACGGGCCTCAGCCACAGCTGATGGGGACGGGGCAGCCGTTCATAGGACCCTGGTACTCTGGAGGACCACGGTCGGCGGTGCGGATGGGCATGGGCAATGATTTTAATGGGCCCCCAG GTCAGGGTATGATGGGCAACTCGCTGgagcgcggcgcgggcggcgggatGCTGGGCGGGCCGCGCATGACGCCGCCGCGCCCCGGCATGGGCCCCATGAGCCCCGGCGCCTACGCGGCCGGCATGCGCGGCCCTCCGCCCCAGGCACCAG GTATGCCACCAATGGGAATGGGGCCCAGAGGAGCGTGGGCCGGCGGCAGCGGTGGCGCAGGAGGGGGTTCTGCGCCCCTCAACTACAGCGGGGGCTCCCCAGGGGCCTATGGAGCCCCGCCAGGTTCAAACGGCCCCCCAGGACCGCCCACACCAATCATGCCAAGCCCACAGGACTCGTCGAATTCTG GTTTCGGTGGACCCGGCGGCGACCAAAATGATCAAACTGAATCAGCGGCCAtcttgaaaatcaaagagagcaTGCAGGAGGAGGCGAAACGATTCGAGAAAGATCCAGACCACCCGGACTATTTTATGCAGTGA
- the Ssdp gene encoding single-stranded DNA-binding protein 3 isoform X2, translating to MYAKGKGSTVPSDAQAREKLALYVYEYLLHVGAQKAAQTFLSEIRWEKNITLGEPPGFLHSWWCVFWDLYCAAPERRDTCEHSSEAKAFHDYGFVNSGYGVNGIGHNAGPAPPNDGMGGGGMPPGFFPNSSLRPSPPAPHPGSQPSPHGPQPQLMGTGQPFIGPWYSGGPRSAVRMGMGNDFNGPPGQGMMGNSLERGAGGGMLGGPRMTPPRPGMGPMSPGAYAAGMRGPPPQAPGMPPMGMGPRGAWAGGSGGAGGGSAPLNYSGGSPGAYGAPPGSNGPPGPPTPIMPSPQDSSNSATIGPGLGGVDGMKSSPGGVGGGGPGTPREDSGSGMGDYNLSFGGPGGDQNDQTESAAILKIKESMQEEAKRFEKDPDHPDYFMQ from the exons ATGTATGCCAAGGGCAAAGGCTCTACGGTACCTTCGGACGCTCAGGCCCGCGAGAAGTTAGCCCTCTATGTGTACGAATACTTACTGCACGTTGGGGCTCAGAAAGCGGCACAGACTTTCCTTTCTGAGATACGATGGGAGAAGAACATAACACTGGGCGAGCCCCCGGGGTTCCTTCACTCGTGGTGGTGTGTTTTCTGGGATCTGTACTGCGCAGCGCCCGAGCGAAGGGATACTTGTGAACACTCGTCCGAAGCCAAGGCTTTTCACGATTATGGTTTCGTCAATTCTGGCTATGGTGTCAATGGAATCGGTCACAACGCTGGTCCGGCACCTCCAAACGACG gTATGGGTGGAGGAGGCATGCCACCAGGGTTCTTCCCCAACTCCTCACTCCGGCCGTCCCCGCCGGCCCCACACCCTGGATCACAACCGTCACCACACGGGCCTCAGCCACAGCTGATGGGGACGGGGCAGCCGTTCATAGGACCCTGGTACTCTGGAGGACCACGGTCGGCGGTGCGGATGGGCATGGGCAATGATTTTAATGGGCCCCCAG GTCAGGGTATGATGGGCAACTCGCTGgagcgcggcgcgggcggcgggatGCTGGGCGGGCCGCGCATGACGCCGCCGCGCCCCGGCATGGGCCCCATGAGCCCCGGCGCCTACGCGGCCGGCATGCGCGGCCCTCCGCCCCAGGCACCAG GTATGCCACCAATGGGAATGGGGCCCAGAGGAGCGTGGGCCGGCGGCAGCGGTGGCGCAGGAGGGGGTTCTGCGCCCCTCAACTACAGCGGGGGCTCCCCAGGGGCCTATGGAGCCCCGCCAGGTTCAAACGGCCCCCCAGGACCGCCCACACCAATCATGCCAAGCCCACAGGACTCGTCGAATTCTG CCACGATTGGCCCAGGCCTAGGAGGCGTGGACGGGATGAAGTCCTCGCCGGGCGGCGTCGGTGGAGGAGGGCCCGGCACGCCCAGGGAGGACTCCGGCTCCGGGATGGGGGACTACAACTTGA GTTTCGGTGGACCCGGCGGCGACCAAAATGATCAAACTGAATCAGCGGCCAtcttgaaaatcaaagagagcaTGCAGGAGGAGGCGAAACGATTCGAGAAAGATCCAGACCACCCGGACTATTTTATGCAGTGA
- the RpL32 gene encoding large ribosomal subunit protein eL32, which translates to MAIRPVYRPTIVKKRTKRFIRHQSDRYDKLKRNWRKPRGIDNRVRRRFKGQYLMPSIGYGSNKKTRHMLPNGFRKVLVHNVRELEILMMQNRKYCAEIAHGVSSKKRKTIVERAHQLSIRVTNAAARLRSQENE; encoded by the exons ATGGCAATCAGACCTGTATATAGGCCGACAATCGTCAAAAAGAGGACGAAACGATTCATCAGGCATCAATCGGATCGCTATGACAAACTTAAAAGGAACTGGCGCAAACCAAGAG GTATTGACAACAGAGTACGCAGACGTTTCAAGGGCCAGTACCTGATGCCCAGCATCGGCTACGGATCAAATAAGAAGACACGTCACATGCTGCCCAATGGTTTCCGTAAG GTACTCGTGCACAACGTCCGTGAACTAGAGATCCTCATGATGCAGAACAGGAAATACTGCGCAGAGATCGCGCACGGAGTCTCCTCAAAGAAGCGCAAGACGATCGTGGAGCGAGCGCACCAGCTGAGCATACGGGTGACCAACGCCGCCGCGCGTCTGCGCAGCCAGGAGAACGAATAA
- the Ssdp gene encoding single-stranded DNA-binding protein 4 isoform X1 translates to MYAKGKGSTVPSDAQAREKLALYVYEYLLHVGAQKAAQTFLSEIRWEKNITLGEPPGFLHSWWCVFWDLYCAAPERRDTCEHSSEAKAFHDYGFVNSGYGVNGIGHNAGPAPPNDGMGGGGMPPGFFPNSSLRPSPPAPHPGSQPSPHGPQPQLMGTGQPFIGPWYSGGPRSAVRMGMGNDFNGPPGQGMMGNSLERGAGGGMLGGPRMTPPRPGMGPMSPGAYAAGMRGPPPQAPGMPPMGMGPRGAWAGGSGGAGGGSAPLNYSGGSPGAYGAPPGSNGPPGPPTPIMPSPQDSSNSGGDNMYTLMKPVGAGALGAEFPLAGEHGPSSQHLSQPSTAEGLGGVDGMKSSPGGVGGGGPGTPREDSGSGMGDYNLSFGGPGGDQNDQTESAAILKIKESMQEEAKRFEKDPDHPDYFMQ, encoded by the exons ATGTATGCCAAGGGCAAAGGCTCTACGGTACCTTCGGACGCTCAGGCCCGCGAGAAGTTAGCCCTCTATGTGTACGAATACTTACTGCACGTTGGGGCTCAGAAAGCGGCACAGACTTTCCTTTCTGAGATACGATGGGAGAAGAACATAACACTGGGCGAGCCCCCGGGGTTCCTTCACTCGTGGTGGTGTGTTTTCTGGGATCTGTACTGCGCAGCGCCCGAGCGAAGGGATACTTGTGAACACTCGTCCGAAGCCAAGGCTTTTCACGATTATGGTTTCGTCAATTCTGGCTATGGTGTCAATGGAATCGGTCACAACGCTGGTCCGGCACCTCCAAACGACG gTATGGGTGGAGGAGGCATGCCACCAGGGTTCTTCCCCAACTCCTCACTCCGGCCGTCCCCGCCGGCCCCACACCCTGGATCACAACCGTCACCACACGGGCCTCAGCCACAGCTGATGGGGACGGGGCAGCCGTTCATAGGACCCTGGTACTCTGGAGGACCACGGTCGGCGGTGCGGATGGGCATGGGCAATGATTTTAATGGGCCCCCAG GTCAGGGTATGATGGGCAACTCGCTGgagcgcggcgcgggcggcgggatGCTGGGCGGGCCGCGCATGACGCCGCCGCGCCCCGGCATGGGCCCCATGAGCCCCGGCGCCTACGCGGCCGGCATGCGCGGCCCTCCGCCCCAGGCACCAG GTATGCCACCAATGGGAATGGGGCCCAGAGGAGCGTGGGCCGGCGGCAGCGGTGGCGCAGGAGGGGGTTCTGCGCCCCTCAACTACAGCGGGGGCTCCCCAGGGGCCTATGGAGCCCCGCCAGGTTCAAACGGCCCCCCAGGACCGCCCACACCAATCATGCCAAGCCCACAGGACTCGTCGAATTCTG GCGGTGACAACATGTACACGCTGATGAAACCGGTGGGCGCCGGAGCCCTAGGGGCAGAGTTCCCGCTCGCGGGCGAGCATGGGCCGTCATCGCAGCACCTCAGCCAACCATCTACAGCCGAAG GCCTAGGAGGCGTGGACGGGATGAAGTCCTCGCCGGGCGGCGTCGGTGGAGGAGGGCCCGGCACGCCCAGGGAGGACTCCGGCTCCGGGATGGGGGACTACAACTTGA GTTTCGGTGGACCCGGCGGCGACCAAAATGATCAAACTGAATCAGCGGCCAtcttgaaaatcaaagagagcaTGCAGGAGGAGGCGAAACGATTCGAGAAAGATCCAGACCACCCGGACTATTTTATGCAGTGA
- the Ssdp gene encoding single-stranded DNA-binding protein 3 isoform X4: MYAKGKGSTVPSDAQAREKLALYVYEYLLHVGAQKAAQTFLSEIRWEKNITLGEPPGFLHSWWCVFWDLYCAAPERRDTCEHSSEAKAFHDYGFVNSGYGVNGIGHNAGPAPPNDGMGGGGMPPGFFPNSSLRPSPPAPHPGSQPSPHGPQPQLMGTGQPFIGPWYSGGPRSAVRMGMGNDFNGPPGQGMMGNSLERGAGGGMLGGPRMTPPRPGMGPMSPGAYAAGMRGPPPQAPGMPPMGMGPRGAWAGGSGGAGGGSAPLNYSGGSPGAYGAPPGSNGPPGPPTPIMPSPQDSSNSGGDNMYTLMKPVGAGALGAEFPLAGEHGPSSQHLSQPSTAEGLGGVDGMKSSPGGVGGGGPGTPREDSGSGMGDYNLI; the protein is encoded by the exons ATGTATGCCAAGGGCAAAGGCTCTACGGTACCTTCGGACGCTCAGGCCCGCGAGAAGTTAGCCCTCTATGTGTACGAATACTTACTGCACGTTGGGGCTCAGAAAGCGGCACAGACTTTCCTTTCTGAGATACGATGGGAGAAGAACATAACACTGGGCGAGCCCCCGGGGTTCCTTCACTCGTGGTGGTGTGTTTTCTGGGATCTGTACTGCGCAGCGCCCGAGCGAAGGGATACTTGTGAACACTCGTCCGAAGCCAAGGCTTTTCACGATTATGGTTTCGTCAATTCTGGCTATGGTGTCAATGGAATCGGTCACAACGCTGGTCCGGCACCTCCAAACGACG gTATGGGTGGAGGAGGCATGCCACCAGGGTTCTTCCCCAACTCCTCACTCCGGCCGTCCCCGCCGGCCCCACACCCTGGATCACAACCGTCACCACACGGGCCTCAGCCACAGCTGATGGGGACGGGGCAGCCGTTCATAGGACCCTGGTACTCTGGAGGACCACGGTCGGCGGTGCGGATGGGCATGGGCAATGATTTTAATGGGCCCCCAG GTCAGGGTATGATGGGCAACTCGCTGgagcgcggcgcgggcggcgggatGCTGGGCGGGCCGCGCATGACGCCGCCGCGCCCCGGCATGGGCCCCATGAGCCCCGGCGCCTACGCGGCCGGCATGCGCGGCCCTCCGCCCCAGGCACCAG GTATGCCACCAATGGGAATGGGGCCCAGAGGAGCGTGGGCCGGCGGCAGCGGTGGCGCAGGAGGGGGTTCTGCGCCCCTCAACTACAGCGGGGGCTCCCCAGGGGCCTATGGAGCCCCGCCAGGTTCAAACGGCCCCCCAGGACCGCCCACACCAATCATGCCAAGCCCACAGGACTCGTCGAATTCTG GCGGTGACAACATGTACACGCTGATGAAACCGGTGGGCGCCGGAGCCCTAGGGGCAGAGTTCCCGCTCGCGGGCGAGCATGGGCCGTCATCGCAGCACCTCAGCCAACCATCTACAGCCGAAG GCCTAGGAGGCGTGGACGGGATGAAGTCCTCGCCGGGCGGCGTCGGTGGAGGAGGGCCCGGCACGCCCAGGGAGGACTCCGGCTCCGGGATGGGGGACTACAACTTGA TTTGA